The Marivirga salinae DNA window TTTACTTATCATTTCTGAAATAGCTAATCATAATTATGATGGAATAAGTCTTTTTAATTATCTCAAAAATGAAGCCACTAAAAAGGAACTTGATCCTAAAATTATTGCTTTAACTTCTAATAAAGAAGAGCGATATGAAATCATGAGCTATGAATCCGGAATCGATTATTTTCTTAGAAAACCGCTTAGAAAAAATGCATTTAAGCAACGATTATCTAAGTTTTTTGGTGAAGAAGAAAGTGTTTTTTATCTCAAACCTTTAGGTGAGTATGAGATAAGGGATTTACATTTCGATATTAAAAAGCACCTACTTTTTAAAATACCTTCAAATGAATTAATGGAAATCCAAGCAAAATCATTTGAAATATTTTTATTCCTAGCACGCTTTCCAAATCAAGTTTTTTCACGTGAACAAATCATGCAGGCAATATGGGGGAATTCTTCTAAGGTCACATTGCGGTCAGTTGATATACATATTCTAAAAATTAGACAGCTTTTAGGAGAAGACTATATAAAAACAATTAAGGGGGTGGGGTACCTATTTAAGGATAAAAAGTGAGTTTTGCAGTTTTATTTTGTAACCAATCAAATTTGAATCAGTTGATTTAATGTAATCAAATTTTAAATTATGCAAAACATAGAAAATAAAACAGCACTTATTACAGGAGGAAGTAAAGGCATTGGATATGGAATAGCTGAAGCACTATTGGCAAAAGGCGTTAATGTAGCCATCACTAGTAGAAGTCAAGAATCTGCAGATAAAGCAGCTGAATCTCTAGCAAAAAATGCTAAAGGCGAAGTTTTAGGACTTCAAGCTGATGTTCGATCTTTTGAAAATCAGCAAACTTGTGTGAATGCCGTTCTCGATAAATGGGGGAAATTAGATATTGTTATAGCTAATGCTGGTTTAGGACACTTCGCACCTATTGATGAAATGGAAATCGATAAATGGAATGAAGTAATAGATACTAATTTAACTGGCGTTTTCTACACCATTAAATCAAGTGTAGAAGCACTTAAAAAGAATGGAGGTTATTTCTTTACTATTTCCAGTTTAGCAGGTACCAACTTCTTCCCATCAGGTTCGGCTTATAATGCAAGTAAATTTGGCTTAACTGGATTCACGCAATCCGTAATGCTGGATTTAAGACAGCATGGTATTAATGTTTCTACTATAATGCCAGGCTCAGTCGCTACTTATTTCAATGATCATGAACCAAATGAAGATGATTACTGGAAAATTCAAAAAGAAGATCTCGGTAAAATGGTAGTGGATTTATTAGAAATGAATCCTAGAACCTTACCAAGTAAAATTGAAGTGAGACCAAGTAGACCGCCACAGAAATAGTAATTTTTAAGTGTATAGGAAAGTAGAAAAGGTCAGCAAATGCTGACCTTTTCTATTGTTACCCATTAAAAATTTTAACTGGAAATTAGTATAAATATTCTATCGCTACTCTATCATATAAACCGAATTCTCCATCTTCATTAGCACTAAAACAAGCTAACATTAAAGAATTTGGATCTATGTCAGTTGGGGTACCAGGTATATGAATTGCTCCTACACCAGCAGTTCCTTCACTTCCACCAGAACCACATGAGTATGATCTGTTAAACCAATCTGTATGACGTAGTCCAATAGAATGTCCCATTTCATGTCCAATTACATGTTCTACAACATTTGTGTCATAATTGCTTGTTCCAGACTGAATCTGAATGAATTTGTTGGGATCGCCTCCGCTAGGAAATCCTGCACTTCCTCCACCAGAACCGCTTACTCTGTAAACTACCATGTCATAAGAACCATAATTAGTGCCGTAGGTTAATGTAAATGTTAAGCCTGTATTTAGAGCATTGTAATTATCTACTGCCCATTGTAGGCCAGTTCTCATTTTTGAATCTAATCCATTTGAATTATTACCTGTATAGCCAATTACATTGATAGTGCGATTTTGGCTAACAAGGTTGGTTGTACGGTACTGTTCGGCAAACTTTCCTGTATGGAATAGCTCACTTTTAGACATTTTTTCCAATTGCTTATCGCTAATTAAAATGTCTCCTTCTACTACATAGTTAAATCCTCTTTCTCCATTTAGTGGATTGGAGAACTCCTCGCGATAAACATCGCTTGGATCAAAGCCCAAATTTTTCAGTTGGTCTTTGACTTCTTCAGACACTATGCTGTTGTCAATTTCATTTGCCATTTCATCATCTTGTTGGCAAGAACTCATCATTACTGTTACGGCCATGCAGGTAATTACATACATGACACCTTTTCTTAAATTTGTCATAACTTTTGTTAAGATTTTAGTTAGGTTTGCAACATATTATATTTATTTTGGAAAGGAAAAATATTACATTAATTTATTTTGATATTATTAAAATATCAATATATAATATTGGTAATGTTAAGAATATGTTGATAAAAATTAACCAAAACCCATTGTCTAATAGCCATAAGAATTTTAAAATACGACATGCTACAGTTAAGATTATCTTCCTATTATTCTATTTTCTATTTGTCGAAAATAGTGCCTCATATTCTCAAAATCAGGTTTTAAGCCCTAATTACTCTTTTATTAAATCAAAAGTAGAATCTTCTGATAGTTTAAAAGAAGGTAATTATTACCTTATCAATATTGAATCAATAAAAAAAGAATCAAATAGGTTTTCTAATCATTTTAAAATTGTAAAAAGACTTAAAAATGACTCATACATTGTGTTTTATGAGTCTATTGATTCAAAGTCAGTTGAATTTAAACCTAATTATTTCTCTTTATTTGAAGTTGAAAATATCTGGAAGAAGTCAATAAATATAACAAAAAATCAAAATGATTATCTGGCTGGTGATTATTGGTTGAGAATTTCAAATTTTAAAGATTGGGAAAAGTTCGAAAGCAGTGAATCAGGAATAAATACAATTTTTCTATCTAAAAGTTTCGTAAAAGTCGAGCTAGACAATATTCAATTTAAACTTTTATTAAATAAGGGTTTTATTACTTACATTGAAAAGGCGTCTAGATCACCAATTAGTGAAGCAAGAGTATTAGACCTCAATTTAAATCCAAATAGAATTAATACAATTCATGCATATTACCCTGAACTTGATGGGGAAACAGAAGTGGTAAGTATTAAAGAACCTTTCTACAACATTAATGATATTGATATTTCTGGGAGATATATTAAATCCGAAAGGGAAAGCGAATTTTCAGATTCACATGCTTTGGAAATGGCGACCATCATAGCGGGTAATGGCAATTCATTTTTAACTGGACTTGGGGTGGCTCCAGAAGTATTTCATTCTTCTAGTTCGAATGAAGAAGTTTTGCCTGATCCAATTGATTATTTTAATTCCAATAATATTCAAACTCAAAATCATTCTTATGGTACTGAGATAGAATCCTTTTATGGGGTTTCAGCTTCACTATATGATCAACATCTTTTTGAAAACCCTCATATTATACACGTTTTTTCTATAGGTAATTCAGGTTTAGATGCTTCTGATCACGGCAGATATGAAGGTTTAACCGGTTTCTCAAATATTACTGGTAATTTTAAACAGGCTAAAAATATATTGACAATAGGGGCAGTAGATACCAGTATGAATACCATCGAACTGAATAGTAATGGACCAGCTTTTGATGGCCGGATTAAACCAGAATTAGTAGCTTATAGTATGACAGGAACTTCCAATTCCGCAGCATTAGTAAGCGGAGTTTCCGTTTTATTACAGCAAGCTTATAGAGATATTTTTCAGGAGAATTTAACTTCTTCATTAGCCAAAGCCTTATTAATCAATAGTGCTGATGAAATTGGCAATTTAGGTCCTGAACATAAAACCGGCTTTGGAAGTCTTAATGCTTTTGAAGCTATAAAACAGCTTAATAATGAGCAATTTATTCAAGATGAAATAACGGGGAGTATTGCAAAGAAATTTAAAATTAAGGCTCCTGATAATGTAGTGAATTTTAAAGCTACCTTAGTTTGGACTGATCCGCCAGCCGAGGCTAATGATGAATTTGCTTTAATAAATGATCTGAATTTCAAAATTCGAGATGGATCTGGAGAAGCACATTTGCCTTGGGTTTTATCTACCACACCTAATACAAATGATTTAAATGCTTCAGCCACCAGAGGAAAAGATCATTTAAATAATATAGAACAAATCTATATTGAAAGAATAGGTGCTGACTCTATTGAATTTATAGTAAGTTCAGAATTTGCTTTAAGCAGTCCGCAGGCATTCTCCATTGCATATACTTGGGAGTTTGAAAATGATTTTAACTGGACTAGTCCTACATTCAATGATAATATTCCATATAATGGAGAAACTGCTTCTCATATAAGATGGCAAAGCAGTTACCTAAGCCAGAAAATTGGAAATCTTTATTACAAACTAGTATCAGACGATAATTGGGAATTGATTGAAGAGAATATTGTTTTATCAGATGAGAATTTTAGATGGGAACCTGAAATAGTGAATGATTTTGCTCAGCTAAAAATGGAGATCGATAATCAAAGCTATTTAAGTGATACTTTTTCCATTTCAAAGCCACTTAGATTAAATGTAGGTTTCAATTGCTCAGATTCCTTGTCTTTTTATTGGGATTCAATACTAGATGTAGATTATTATAGCTTATTTCATTTGGAGGGGAATAAAATGAAAATGCTGGTCAATACTCAAGATACAAGTATAACAATTCATAAATCAGCTTTAGGAAGTTCTTTTTTAAAGGTTCAGGCTTTTAAAAAGGGTAGAGCACTTATTCAAGGAGGAATCATAGATTATAATCTTCAGGGATCAAATTGCTTTCTGGAATCCTATTTTGTAGAATCTGTGCAAGGAGAAGGTATATATCATGATTTGCAATTATCTTCTTTGACTGGAGTGGAAAAAGTTCGATTGGAAAAAAGAAATGAAGAAGGGAATGAATGGACAACAATAACTGAATTTGAGGCTAATGATTTTGATATTGAATATTTAGAAAATGATCCTTATAATGGATTTAATTTATCTCGGGCTATCCTATTTTTTACTAACGGAGAAAGGGTTGTAAGCGAGACTCAAACTGCTTATTATGTTAAATCTTCAGATTTTATCGTTTATCCTAATCCGATTAATAAAGAAGAGGATTTAAAAGTATTTGCAAAAGAAGCATATCCTGATGCCTTTATTTCTTTTTATAATTTTCAAGGGCAAGAAATAATATCTGTGGCCATTCCTAATGATCGCAATTTCCTAGATCTCGATATTTTAAGTGAAGGAATATATTTTTATAAAATTTTCGATAAAAATGGTCAATTTACTAGTGGTAAAATTTTAATACGAGATTAAATCCAAATACTCTCCAATAATTTGATAATTAAACCATTTATATAATTCCCGAAAATTTCATTGTTCGCATTCACATTTTCCCGTAAACTCGTGAAATGAATAAATTTTTCTTCACACGCTTACAATATGAATCAGGGGATTGGAATGTGGATCAAAGGATGCCAAGCAACCTGTTGAATTCGATTATTGAATATACTAATATTCCTGTTGATACTCAAGAAAGGATAGTGGCACTAAGCAGTGATGAAATTTTCGAATGTCCTTTTTGCTACTTAAGTGGACATAAACTGGTTCAGTTTACCAAAGCTGAGAAGGAAAATTTCATAAAATATATAGATAATGGTGGATTCATCTTTGTTGATGACTGCAATCATGATATAGACGGACTTTTTGCCAAATCATTTGAAAGTCAGATGGCGGAAATATACGGTGAGGAAGGATTAAATAAAATCCCGAATGACCATCCTATTTTTTTCAGTTTTTTTGAATTCCCTGATGGTCCACCTACCACTTCTCAGGAACTGAATGGCTGGGGAGATGATATCGTTCATGATTATTTGAAGGCTATTGAAAAGGATGGGGAAATTAGAGTTCTATATAGTAATAAAGATTATGGTTGCGAATGGGATTACGATTTCCGAAACAAAAGATGGCTAGCAGAAGATAACACTAAGTTTGGAGTGAATATAGTGATGTATGCGATTTTTGGGTGATGATGTGTTGAAGTGACGAGGCTTTTAAGTATGGTTTAATGCAGGATGATGGGTGTAGGATGATTAGGTTAGAACGGGTATAGCTAATAATTAAATATATAGAAACAAGGTAGAAATAGTTTGTTGAAAGCCATAAGAGGGTAGAAGCAAGAGAAAAAAGTCCCGTAGGGAAGAAATTATGGTAGAAACAAAAAAAAGCATAACAAACCCCATAGGGGTGACATTACAGAGCAATGGAAGACATACAAAATACAGTAAAAAAGTTTAAAGAAGCCCGAAAGGAGCTATCCAAAGCTATTATAGGTCAGGAAAATGTCGTAAGCGAAGTTTTTATGGCTTTGCTGGCTGATGGGCATATTTTATTAGAAGGTGTTCCTGGCTTAGGTAAAACACTTTTAGTGCGTTCTTTAGCCAAAGTATTACAATTGGATTTTCATCGAGTTCAATTCACGCCAGATTTAATGCCTGCTGATATTATAGGAATGGAGGTTTTAGAAGAGGACAGGAGCACAGGGAAACGATTCTTTCAATTCAACAAAGGGCCAGTTTTCACTAATATTTTGTTGGCAGATGAAATCAATAGAACGCCACCTAAAACTCAATCAGCATTATTGGAAGCTATGCAAGAACGAGAAGTTACCTATGCTGGCAAAACCTATAAATTACCTGAGCCTTTCTTTCTATTAGCTACACAAAATCCATTAGAACAATCCGGAACTTATCCATTACCCGAGGCACAGTTAGATCGATTTCTATTTTACACTGTCGTGCAATATCCTGCTGAGCAAGAGGAAGTTGACATCCTTCAACTCACCACTGGAAATCAAAAAAATCAGCTTAATCCAACCTTAACGGCAGAAGAAATTTTGAAAGCCAGAAGCTGGGTTAGGGATATTCATATCGATAAGGAATTATTAGTGAAAGTAAGTCAGTTGGTACGCTCTACTCGTCCTCAAAACTCAGATATTGAGTTGGTAAAGCAGTATGTAGATTGGGGAGCAGGTCCAAGAGCTGGTCAATCCATAGTATTGGCAGCTAAAGCCCACGCTTTCCTAGATGGTAGACTCTCTGTTATTCCAGAAGATATTAAGGCAGTGGCATTAGCTGTACTTCGCCATAGGGTTGTATTGAATTTCGTGGCAAAAACAGAGAAATTTACAGTGGAACAATTGATTCCGGAACTTCTGAAGACCATTAAATAGCACTGCTCCAATGCAATCCATGAATCAAATATTTCAAATGCCTGACTTTGAAGCACTCAAAGCACTTCAATTGTACATTAAGCATCATATTGAAGGGGTGATGATTGGGATGCATCAAAGCCCAAAAACAGGTTTTGGAATTGAATTCAAGGAATATAGAAATTACGTTCCGGGAGATTCTTTAAAACAATTGGACTGGAAATATTTTGCCCGCACTGATCATTATATGATTAAGGAAGCGGAAATGGAAAAGCAACATGATTTCATTTTCGTTTTGGATAAAAGCTTGTCCATGAAGTTTGAAATGGCAAATGCAAGCAAATTCAATTGGTCACGCACGCTCATAGCTGCCTTGGCTTTTTTAGCCAATAATCAGCATGATAAATACCTTATCTACAATCAGGATAATCCACCTACTGATTTTGAGTCTTTCCTTTACCGATTGATTCAACTTAAGCTGGAAGATGAAACCAGTATCAAAGATTTAAACCCCATTCAACAAATTCAAAATAAAAGCACTGTTTTTATCTTCACAGATGGTTATTCAGATGAAACTGAATTTCATAGTCTATTGAAAAATTGGGCAATGGCATCGGAGGAAGTCATGCTGGTTCATTTATTATTTGAAAATGAGGAACAGCTCGATTTCAAAGGACAATATTTCACTTTTAAAGATTTGGAAGGGAAGGGTAGTGTTCAAGTGAATACACAAGAAGGTTTTCAAGATTATCAAAAGAAAATCGAAAGCTGGAAAAGTGAAATTCAAAAAACTTGTGCGAAAAATGGAATAGCTTATTGGCAGCTGAATGGTCGAGATTCTATCCAAAAAGCAATTTTTGAGCTATTAAATCACTTTAACCAATCTTGGGTGTGAACTGGCTTAATCCTATAGCGCTCTGGGGGTTAACCGCTTTGGTGATTCCAATTCTCATCCATTTGTGGAGCAAGAATAAAACAAAGGAAATTGCTTTTGGAAGTATTCGGTTTTTGAGGGAAAGTAGCACTTTACAATCCAAAAAAATCCAACTTTCAGAGATTCCATTATTATTAGTTCGCTTGATTATATTGGTTTTGGTTGTTATGCTCATGGCAAGATGGGTCAACTACCAAGAAGTAGAAAAACAGAAAGCTTTATTGCTGGGAGAGGACGTTAAAGTACCTGAAGCCTATGCAAATGATGAAATAACTGTTTTTAGGGCTTCTGCATTTGGTGAAAATTCTAATCATTGGTATTTATTGGAAGAACTTGCAGTGGAGCATCCCGAAATTGACTCCTTAATTTACATCAATGATTTTAGGGATACGGATTTTGTAGGAGCTATTCCCAAATTAAACTTCCAATCAGAGCTTATTTCTGCTAATCAAAAGCAGAATTCACAAGGAAAAAGGAATTTGGACAC harbors:
- a CDS encoding S8 family peptidase — protein: MLIKINQNPLSNSHKNFKIRHATVKIIFLLFYFLFVENSASYSQNQVLSPNYSFIKSKVESSDSLKEGNYYLINIESIKKESNRFSNHFKIVKRLKNDSYIVFYESIDSKSVEFKPNYFSLFEVENIWKKSINITKNQNDYLAGDYWLRISNFKDWEKFESSESGINTIFLSKSFVKVELDNIQFKLLLNKGFITYIEKASRSPISEARVLDLNLNPNRINTIHAYYPELDGETEVVSIKEPFYNINDIDISGRYIKSERESEFSDSHALEMATIIAGNGNSFLTGLGVAPEVFHSSSSNEEVLPDPIDYFNSNNIQTQNHSYGTEIESFYGVSASLYDQHLFENPHIIHVFSIGNSGLDASDHGRYEGLTGFSNITGNFKQAKNILTIGAVDTSMNTIELNSNGPAFDGRIKPELVAYSMTGTSNSAALVSGVSVLLQQAYRDIFQENLTSSLAKALLINSADEIGNLGPEHKTGFGSLNAFEAIKQLNNEQFIQDEITGSIAKKFKIKAPDNVVNFKATLVWTDPPAEANDEFALINDLNFKIRDGSGEAHLPWVLSTTPNTNDLNASATRGKDHLNNIEQIYIERIGADSIEFIVSSEFALSSPQAFSIAYTWEFENDFNWTSPTFNDNIPYNGETASHIRWQSSYLSQKIGNLYYKLVSDDNWELIEENIVLSDENFRWEPEIVNDFAQLKMEIDNQSYLSDTFSISKPLRLNVGFNCSDSLSFYWDSILDVDYYSLFHLEGNKMKMLVNTQDTSITIHKSALGSSFLKVQAFKKGRALIQGGIIDYNLQGSNCFLESYFVESVQGEGIYHDLQLSSLTGVEKVRLEKRNEEGNEWTTITEFEANDFDIEYLENDPYNGFNLSRAILFFTNGERVVSETQTAYYVKSSDFIVYPNPINKEEDLKVFAKEAYPDAFISFYNFQGQEIISVAIPNDRNFLDLDILSEGIYFYKIFDKNGQFTSGKILIRD
- a CDS encoding SDR family oxidoreductase is translated as MQNIENKTALITGGSKGIGYGIAEALLAKGVNVAITSRSQESADKAAESLAKNAKGEVLGLQADVRSFENQQTCVNAVLDKWGKLDIVIANAGLGHFAPIDEMEIDKWNEVIDTNLTGVFYTIKSSVEALKKNGGYFFTISSLAGTNFFPSGSAYNASKFGLTGFTQSVMLDLRQHGINVSTIMPGSVATYFNDHEPNEDDYWKIQKEDLGKMVVDLLEMNPRTLPSKIEVRPSRPPQK
- a CDS encoding DUF58 domain-containing protein codes for the protein MNQIFQMPDFEALKALQLYIKHHIEGVMIGMHQSPKTGFGIEFKEYRNYVPGDSLKQLDWKYFARTDHYMIKEAEMEKQHDFIFVLDKSLSMKFEMANASKFNWSRTLIAALAFLANNQHDKYLIYNQDNPPTDFESFLYRLIQLKLEDETSIKDLNPIQQIQNKSTVFIFTDGYSDETEFHSLLKNWAMASEEVMLVHLLFENEEQLDFKGQYFTFKDLEGKGSVQVNTQEGFQDYQKKIESWKSEIQKTCAKNGIAYWQLNGRDSIQKAIFELLNHFNQSWV
- a CDS encoding BatA domain-containing protein; protein product: MNWLNPIALWGLTALVIPILIHLWSKNKTKEIAFGSIRFLRESSTLQSKKIQLSEIPLLLVRLIILVLVVMLMARWVNYQEVEKQKALLLGEDVKVPEAYANDEITVFRASAFGENSNHWYLLEELAVEHPEIDSLIYINDFRDTDFVGAIPKLNFQSELISANQKQNSQGKRNLDTLLIHFAELSETVQGKFVKVLKANQLYTNGKVNFKEAKRSEAQLIFTLSPQKLETNQIVVSDSISSNYQIQKKYQSSLLYLNESWLNNPLNEDMFLLIVSEYIAQVVEPNYQYSSFDMLYTKKSEGVEEVKEAKTFDEELLWLIVLLILLERYFSFRKKHV
- a CDS encoding response regulator transcription factor, whose product is MQQSRTAVIADDDKETLRDLVKILESENFNVALALDTQHAIQLINRHQPLLIISEIANHNYDGISLFNYLKNEATKKELDPKIIALTSNKEERYEIMSYESGIDYFLRKPLRKNAFKQRLSKFFGEEESVFYLKPLGEYEIRDLHFDIKKHLLFKIPSNELMEIQAKSFEIFLFLARFPNQVFSREQIMQAIWGNSSKVTLRSVDIHILKIRQLLGEDYIKTIKGVGYLFKDKK
- a CDS encoding M57 family metalloprotease, which encodes MTNLRKGVMYVITCMAVTVMMSSCQQDDEMANEIDNSIVSEEVKDQLKNLGFDPSDVYREEFSNPLNGERGFNYVVEGDILISDKQLEKMSKSELFHTGKFAEQYRTTNLVSQNRTINVIGYTGNNSNGLDSKMRTGLQWAVDNYNALNTGLTFTLTYGTNYGSYDMVVYRVSGSGGGSAGFPSGGDPNKFIQIQSGTSNYDTNVVEHVIGHEMGHSIGLRHTDWFNRSYSCGSGGSEGTAGVGAIHIPGTPTDIDPNSLMLACFSANEDGEFGLYDRVAIEYLY
- a CDS encoding AAA family ATPase, which gives rise to MEDIQNTVKKFKEARKELSKAIIGQENVVSEVFMALLADGHILLEGVPGLGKTLLVRSLAKVLQLDFHRVQFTPDLMPADIIGMEVLEEDRSTGKRFFQFNKGPVFTNILLADEINRTPPKTQSALLEAMQEREVTYAGKTYKLPEPFFLLATQNPLEQSGTYPLPEAQLDRFLFYTVVQYPAEQEEVDILQLTTGNQKNQLNPTLTAEEILKARSWVRDIHIDKELLVKVSQLVRSTRPQNSDIELVKQYVDWGAGPRAGQSIVLAAKAHAFLDGRLSVIPEDIKAVALAVLRHRVVLNFVAKTEKFTVEQLIPELLKTIK
- a CDS encoding DUF4159 domain-containing protein, with amino-acid sequence MNKFFFTRLQYESGDWNVDQRMPSNLLNSIIEYTNIPVDTQERIVALSSDEIFECPFCYLSGHKLVQFTKAEKENFIKYIDNGGFIFVDDCNHDIDGLFAKSFESQMAEIYGEEGLNKIPNDHPIFFSFFEFPDGPPTTSQELNGWGDDIVHDYLKAIEKDGEIRVLYSNKDYGCEWDYDFRNKRWLAEDNTKFGVNIVMYAIFG